The Sporomusa termitida genome has a window encoding:
- a CDS encoding nitrogenase component 1 has protein sequence MRIASVNVEKIKDLSSLLVGMPECATHSRLFNPEPEGRHGELHWLYVLDAHEVVFGCRAGLIAALRKMDKAGAKAILLIVTCVPELIGEDIQAIVNEVQPELSARVTFVLLGQFKNISYPPGSWKMMAALGTLMAAKTTESSRVNVLGRAPAEEHIPLPSLLPALTRRGLELRYLAPGSSLQAFQSAPDAALNLVVSPFMQPLAARMEREFGVPAIALHTLYAVESIDKAYTALAARFGLAWGDTFAEERQQALAWQKAAQERLKGLRYVFCPRIDIPLPLAVYLTGLGMEPLLLHLEEYYPEDRDYARELTAMGHNPWVCRMVNAQADLPVLEKLAPDLNFGYLPATHKTIPCVPDLFDFYGQVGYGRTSHLLKRIVSILDKMNAAKKGGPAHGSASL, from the coding sequence ATGCGCATCGCGTCGGTAAATGTAGAAAAAATTAAGGATTTGTCTTCGCTGCTGGTGGGGATGCCGGAGTGCGCCACGCACTCGCGGCTGTTCAACCCCGAGCCGGAAGGCCGGCACGGCGAGCTGCATTGGCTGTATGTGCTGGACGCGCACGAGGTGGTATTCGGCTGCCGGGCCGGACTGATCGCGGCCCTCAGAAAAATGGACAAGGCCGGCGCCAAGGCCATTCTGCTGATTGTCACCTGCGTGCCGGAACTGATTGGCGAGGACATCCAGGCAATTGTCAATGAAGTTCAGCCTGAATTGTCCGCCCGCGTCACCTTCGTGCTGCTGGGCCAGTTCAAAAACATCAGCTATCCTCCCGGTTCGTGGAAAATGATGGCGGCGCTGGGCACGCTGATGGCGGCAAAAACAACAGAATCCAGCCGTGTCAACGTGCTGGGCCGCGCCCCGGCGGAAGAACATATCCCCCTGCCGTCCCTGCTGCCGGCGCTCACGCGGCGCGGCCTGGAGCTGCGCTACCTGGCGCCGGGCTCTTCCCTGCAGGCTTTCCAAAGCGCGCCGGACGCCGCCCTGAATTTGGTGGTTTCTCCCTTTATGCAGCCGCTGGCCGCCAGGATGGAGCGGGAATTTGGCGTGCCCGCTATCGCCCTGCACACGCTGTATGCGGTGGAAAGCATCGACAAGGCCTACACGGCCCTGGCCGCACGGTTCGGCTTGGCCTGGGGCGATACATTTGCAGAAGAACGGCAGCAGGCCCTGGCCTGGCAGAAGGCGGCGCAGGAAAGGCTCAAAGGGCTCCGGTATGTATTCTGTCCCCGAATTGACATCCCCCTGCCGCTGGCCGTCTATCTTACCGGGCTGGGCATGGAGCCGCTGCTTTTGCATTTGGAGGAATATTATCCTGAGGACAGGGACTATGCCCGGGAGCTTACCGCCATGGGCCATAATCCCTGGGTCTGCCGGATGGTGAATGCCCAAGCAGATTTGCCGGTTTTGGAAAAGCTGGCGCCGGATTTAAACTTTGGTTATTTGCCGGCTACCCACAAAACCATTCCCTGCGTACCGGATCTGTTTGATTTTTACGGACAAGTGGGCTATGGCCGGACGAGTCACCTGTTAAAAAGAATCGTAAGCATATTGGACAAAATGAACGCAGCCAAGAAAGGAGGGCCTGCCCATGGGTCTGCATCGCTTTAA
- a CDS encoding FecCD family ABC transporter permease — MMTNQPQTNQTYTRKIAVRHTAVIAGCSVLLLLSFIISMNTGYTNLAPLDTLRTLFGGGTARENLILFDFRLPRIVVSILVGAGLALSGCIIQGVAKNALADPGLLGINAGAGLMVILYVLFFGTQSFLSVFTLPFLALFGAGVTAVIIYALAFKKEEGVAPLRLILTGVAVQAGISSLTTVLVVKLADTQFDFVATWQAGSIWASNWKFVLALLPWLLLLIPYVLFKARVLDVLNLGDDVAHSLGAAVERERRRLLAAAVALAAACVAVSGSISFVGLIAPHLARRLVGPRHRILLPTCALTGAVLVSAADTAARIILQPSEIPTGIMVAIIGAPYFLYLLMKSR; from the coding sequence ATGATGACAAACCAGCCGCAAACAAACCAAACCTACACAAGAAAAATTGCTGTGCGCCACACGGCCGTTATTGCCGGCTGCTCGGTGCTGCTCCTGCTTTCCTTTATCATCAGCATGAACACCGGCTACACGAACCTGGCGCCGCTGGATACGCTGCGCACTCTGTTCGGCGGCGGTACGGCCAGGGAAAACCTTATTCTGTTCGATTTCCGGCTGCCCCGTATTGTGGTTTCCATCCTGGTCGGGGCCGGACTGGCGCTGTCCGGCTGCATCATCCAGGGCGTCGCCAAAAATGCGCTGGCCGACCCCGGCCTGCTCGGCATTAACGCCGGCGCGGGCCTGATGGTCATCCTGTATGTGCTGTTCTTCGGGACGCAATCCTTTCTGTCGGTATTCACGCTGCCGTTTCTGGCCCTGTTTGGCGCCGGCGTAACGGCGGTGATCATCTATGCGCTGGCCTTCAAGAAAGAAGAAGGCGTAGCGCCCCTGCGCCTGATTTTAACCGGGGTGGCGGTGCAGGCCGGCATTTCGTCCCTGACCACCGTGCTGGTAGTCAAGCTGGCTGACACCCAGTTTGACTTTGTAGCAACCTGGCAGGCAGGCAGCATTTGGGCCAGCAACTGGAAATTCGTGCTGGCCCTGCTGCCTTGGCTGCTGCTCCTGATTCCCTATGTGTTGTTCAAGGCCCGCGTGCTGGATGTGCTGAATCTGGGGGACGATGTGGCCCACAGCCTGGGCGCGGCGGTGGAACGGGAACGGCGCCGGTTGCTTGCCGCTGCAGTCGCGCTGGCCGCCGCCTGCGTGGCGGTCAGCGGCAGCATCAGCTTTGTGGGCCTGATCGCACCCCATCTGGCGCGGCGGCTGGTAGGACCGCGACATCGGATATTGCTGCCCACCTGTGCGCTGACAGGAGCGGTACTGGTTTCGGCAGCAGATACTGCAGCCCGGATTATTCTGCAGCCGTCGGAAATTCCCACCGGCATCATGGTGGCGATTATTGGCGCGCCGTATTTCCTCTATCTTTTGATGAAAAGCCGCTAA
- a CDS encoding AAA family ATPase, translated as MKKIAIYGKGGIGKSTTVANVAAAMAALGLTVLQIGCDPKADSSRTLTGGKNIPTVLETLRKKGDAELDDLVFKSSTGVLCVESGGPVPGVGCAGRGIITAFEKLAELDAYEIYKPDIVLYDVLGDVVCGGFAMPIRGGYADEVCIVTSGEMMALYAAANIAHAVRSFGKRGYASLRGLILNAKNIENENELVDKAAAELQAPVMYRLPREPFVQQAEAQGKTVVEAFPACAMAAHYRALARLLLEGGETS; from the coding sequence ATGAAAAAGATTGCAATTTACGGCAAAGGCGGTATCGGCAAATCAACCACCGTAGCCAACGTAGCGGCAGCCATGGCGGCGCTGGGGCTGACCGTGCTGCAGATCGGCTGCGACCCTAAGGCCGATTCCAGCCGCACGCTGACCGGCGGCAAAAACATCCCCACAGTGCTGGAAACCCTGCGGAAAAAGGGCGACGCCGAGCTGGACGACCTGGTGTTCAAAAGCAGCACCGGCGTTTTGTGTGTGGAGTCAGGCGGCCCGGTTCCCGGCGTGGGCTGTGCCGGGCGCGGCATCATTACGGCTTTTGAAAAGCTGGCGGAGCTGGACGCCTACGAAATTTACAAACCGGACATCGTGCTGTACGACGTGCTGGGCGACGTGGTCTGCGGCGGCTTCGCCATGCCCATTCGGGGCGGCTATGCCGACGAGGTGTGCATTGTCACCTCCGGTGAGATGATGGCCCTCTATGCAGCGGCCAATATTGCCCACGCGGTCAGGAGTTTTGGCAAGCGCGGCTACGCCTCGCTGCGGGGCCTGATCCTGAACGCCAAGAACATTGAAAACGAAAATGAGCTGGTGGACAAGGCGGCGGCGGAGCTGCAAGCGCCGGTCATGTACCGCCTGCCCCGCGAGCCTTTTGTGCAGCAGGCCGAGGCGCAGGGGAAAACCGTGGTGGAGGCTTTCCCGGCTTGCGCGATGGCGGCGCATTACCGAGCACTTGCCAGGCTGCTGCTGGAAGGAGGCGAAACGTCATAA
- a CDS encoding TonB-dependent receptor produces the protein MKKKLSPARKSLLYALVGSSLFWPTPAIAAAEDTPAMVPTTGQTDTQAAAAAKPTAKQREFTLAGIEVTASRQTLSPAYAGGQVARGANLGVLGNRDFMDTPFNVTSYTAQTIKDQQANTLYDVLINDSSVRFTTPTGQAAEYYKIRGLDIAHDHLYFNNMQGLAPHYRVPVEFLERVEVLKGPGSLLYGGVNASVGGAINLVSKRAGAEDVTSFTTNYTTSSHLGGHLDLGRRFGKNKEWGVRFNGLYADGDTETDGQSRERLLGALGVDYRRDRWRLSLDAYGSQDYYENGLISMYQLQSNNIKAPHGSTNLLKGTSGETRNNGILFKGEYDLQDNLTTYFGFGQAASRATGFINGNHILLVQADGTAYPRNLFKQNFWNDATSAELGLRGAYQTGSVKHQLVLSSSVLDNEYSSTFNRYVTTPYMSDYPISIYDDSFSFADLFDSVAWTGQGGKTATSDLSSYLLADTLSFQAEKVQLTLGVRRQSVKTRNFNAVTGVRTAGHDADKTLPLVGFVIKPWGNSVALYGNYIEALSPGAEVGATLGYTNSGQLMAPYTSKQKEIGVKWDRGKFANTLSLFQISRPNTMVVTNSLNEKTQTYDGEQESRGVEWNTFGEIAENVRLWGGISYLRGEITSATEAATKGNTPFGIPKWTMNAGVEWDTPWTKDLTLSLRAVYTDSQYINNANTIKLPSWVRYDLGARYKTEINSLPVTYRLSVENLFDKQYWAGAFSMEGFATLGGPRTVKLSATMQL, from the coding sequence ATGAAGAAAAAATTGTCCCCGGCCAGAAAAAGCCTGCTTTACGCCCTGGTCGGCAGCAGCCTGTTCTGGCCCACGCCGGCCATTGCCGCTGCCGAAGATACGCCGGCAATGGTTCCCACGACCGGCCAGACCGATACCCAGGCGGCCGCTGCTGCTAAACCAACGGCCAAGCAGCGTGAATTTACTCTGGCAGGGATTGAAGTGACCGCCAGCCGGCAAACACTTTCACCGGCCTACGCCGGCGGGCAGGTGGCCCGCGGCGCCAATCTCGGCGTATTGGGCAACAGGGATTTTATGGACACGCCCTTTAACGTCACCAGCTACACCGCCCAGACCATCAAAGACCAGCAGGCCAACACGCTGTACGACGTGCTCATCAACGATTCGTCTGTCCGCTTCACCACTCCCACCGGCCAGGCCGCTGAATATTACAAAATCCGCGGCCTGGATATCGCGCATGATCATCTTTATTTTAACAACATGCAGGGTTTGGCGCCGCACTATCGGGTTCCCGTTGAATTTCTTGAACGGGTGGAAGTGCTCAAAGGGCCCGGTTCCCTGCTCTACGGCGGCGTGAACGCCTCGGTGGGCGGTGCGATCAACCTGGTGTCCAAACGCGCCGGCGCCGAGGACGTCACCAGCTTCACGACAAATTATACCACTTCGTCCCACTTGGGCGGACATCTCGACCTTGGCCGGCGCTTCGGCAAAAACAAGGAATGGGGCGTCCGTTTCAACGGCCTCTACGCAGATGGTGACACCGAAACTGACGGGCAGTCCCGGGAACGGCTGCTGGGCGCTCTGGGCGTGGATTACCGCCGCGACCGCTGGCGCCTGTCCCTGGATGCTTACGGCTCCCAGGATTATTATGAAAACGGCCTCATCTCCATGTATCAGTTGCAAAGCAATAATATTAAAGCGCCTCACGGTTCGACTAATCTGCTTAAAGGCACCTCGGGTGAGACCCGGAATAACGGGATTCTGTTTAAAGGCGAATATGACCTGCAGGACAACCTAACCACCTACTTCGGCTTCGGCCAAGCCGCCTCCAGGGCCACCGGCTTCATCAACGGCAATCATATTTTACTTGTTCAAGCCGACGGAACGGCCTATCCCCGCAATCTCTTTAAACAAAACTTTTGGAACGACGCCACTTCAGCCGAACTGGGACTGCGCGGCGCTTATCAGACCGGTTCGGTCAAGCATCAGTTAGTCTTGAGTTCCAGCGTTCTTGATAACGAGTATTCCAGCACGTTCAATCGTTATGTTACCACACCTTATATGAGCGATTACCCCATCAGTATTTATGATGACTCCTTCTCCTTCGCCGATTTATTTGACAGTGTTGCCTGGACAGGCCAGGGCGGGAAGACGGCTACGTCGGACCTGTCCAGTTATCTGCTGGCCGATACCCTTTCCTTCCAGGCGGAAAAAGTGCAGCTCACCCTAGGCGTACGCCGGCAAAGCGTCAAAACCAGGAATTTCAATGCAGTCACCGGCGTCCGGACCGCCGGGCATGACGCCGATAAAACGCTGCCGCTGGTCGGCTTTGTAATCAAGCCCTGGGGCAACTCGGTTGCACTCTATGGCAACTACATTGAAGCGCTTTCCCCCGGCGCCGAGGTCGGCGCCACCTTGGGCTATACGAATTCCGGTCAGCTAATGGCGCCCTATACCAGCAAACAAAAAGAAATCGGCGTCAAATGGGACAGAGGCAAATTCGCTAATACGCTGTCTTTGTTTCAAATCAGCCGGCCCAACACAATGGTTGTTACTAACAGCCTCAATGAAAAAACCCAGACCTATGACGGCGAACAGGAAAGCCGCGGCGTGGAATGGAACACCTTTGGCGAAATCGCCGAAAATGTACGCCTTTGGGGAGGCATCAGTTATCTGCGGGGGGAAATAACTAGTGCAACCGAAGCCGCAACGAAAGGCAACACCCCGTTTGGCATACCCAAATGGACGATGAACGCCGGCGTCGAGTGGGATACGCCGTGGACTAAGGACCTGACGCTGTCGCTGCGGGCCGTGTACACCGACTCCCAGTATATTAACAATGCCAACACCATCAAACTACCGAGCTGGGTGCGCTATGACCTCGGCGCGCGCTATAAAACCGAGATCAATAGCCTCCCGGTCACCTACCGGCTCAGTGTGGAAAACCTGTTTGACAAACAATATTGGGCAGGTGCTTTCAGCATGGAGGGCTTTGCCACATTAGGCGGTCCCCGTACCGTTAAGCTGTCGGCGACCATGCAGCTCTAA
- a CDS encoding LysR family transcriptional regulator, whose product MDLLQLKYFQTVAKLEHMTKAAQALQIAQPALSVTIARLEEDIGVPLFNRTGRNIVLNEYGQVFLQRVTRSLNELEAGRQEIADLSGSELGYVSVASTFMSKRFCGLLASFAQLYPKVNFHLTQTTDENAKLRLLENEEVDFTFVIKKLEQPGIVCVPLVGKDIFLAVSPFHRLADRCTVSLQELSGEPFVTIKADHSIQEACHALCRKKGFNPNVVCTCDTSQGLINLVAAGFGIAFFPSPNRKKPNIPFVLIKVEDFDYKSFLYLAWREKRYFSKAAIHFREYIIQHITAKNKPAKL is encoded by the coding sequence ATGGATTTATTGCAGTTGAAATATTTTCAGACAGTGGCCAAGCTTGAACATATGACAAAGGCGGCACAGGCCCTGCAAATTGCCCAGCCGGCGCTGAGTGTGACAATCGCCCGGCTGGAAGAAGATATAGGCGTTCCTTTATTCAACCGCACCGGGCGGAATATTGTGTTGAATGAATACGGACAGGTTTTTTTACAGCGGGTGACCCGCTCACTGAATGAACTTGAGGCCGGGCGCCAGGAGATTGCCGATCTGTCCGGCAGTGAATTGGGTTATGTATCTGTTGCGTCTACCTTTATGAGCAAAAGATTTTGCGGCCTTTTAGCTTCCTTTGCGCAACTTTATCCCAAAGTAAATTTTCATCTTACGCAGACAACAGATGAGAATGCCAAATTGAGGTTACTGGAAAACGAGGAGGTTGACTTTACCTTTGTTATTAAGAAACTCGAGCAGCCAGGCATAGTTTGCGTTCCCTTGGTGGGAAAAGACATTTTTCTGGCTGTGTCTCCCTTCCACCGTTTGGCAGATCGTTGTACCGTTTCTCTCCAGGAATTGTCCGGAGAACCTTTTGTTACCATAAAGGCAGATCATAGTATCCAGGAAGCTTGCCATGCCCTGTGCCGAAAAAAAGGGTTTAACCCGAATGTTGTCTGTACCTGTGATACCTCGCAGGGACTTATTAACTTAGTAGCTGCCGGGTTTGGCATTGCCTTTTTCCCGTCACCGAACAGGAAAAAACCCAATATACCGTTTGTTTTAATAAAAGTCGAGGATTTTGATTACAAAAGCTTTCTTTATCTTGCCTGGCGGGAAAAACGCTATTTTTCCAAAGCGGCAATTCATTTTCGCGAATATATCATTCAGCATATCACTGCCAAGAATAAGCCGGCCAAATTGTAA
- a CDS encoding AraC family transcriptional regulator, with amino-acid sequence MHVDIDQLAGNFSRIKFEIIDVVKVVVPPGKKCFGVFTPPASGLIFPLRGRARMFFDGVPYEMEPGKIFHGGPNIALDKEVVGGAEWNYMVVHYQVDDSAQNQFPQAFSHYQLDAGYSTRINDLLYRLYNVCITPGNLSALQAQSLFFRILDEILTCAGRRHRERGRELVEQAVEYMKNHYMEPLTVAKVASQYGLNSKQFAYLFQKHTGMAPLEFLIEHRLRRARELLYTTACSIADISASVGYSDPYYFSKLFKKRTGFCPSTLRPATCRLMSLWRP; translated from the coding sequence ATGCACGTGGATATCGATCAACTGGCGGGAAACTTTTCCCGAATCAAATTTGAAATCATTGATGTGGTCAAGGTAGTTGTGCCGCCGGGAAAAAAGTGTTTCGGCGTTTTCACGCCGCCGGCCTCGGGTTTGATTTTCCCCCTCAGGGGACGGGCCAGAATGTTTTTTGACGGTGTGCCGTACGAGATGGAGCCGGGAAAAATTTTTCACGGCGGTCCGAATATCGCTCTGGACAAAGAGGTTGTGGGCGGCGCTGAATGGAATTATATGGTCGTCCATTATCAGGTTGACGACAGTGCCCAAAACCAGTTTCCTCAGGCATTTTCCCATTATCAGCTAGATGCGGGCTACAGTACGCGCATCAATGATTTGCTGTACCGTCTGTATAACGTCTGCATTACGCCGGGCAATCTGTCGGCGTTGCAGGCCCAGTCGCTGTTTTTCCGCATTCTCGATGAAATCTTAACCTGTGCCGGCCGCCGTCACCGCGAACGGGGCCGGGAACTGGTGGAGCAGGCCGTGGAATATATGAAGAATCATTACATGGAACCGCTTACAGTGGCCAAAGTGGCCAGCCAGTATGGCTTAAACAGCAAACAGTTCGCCTATTTGTTTCAAAAGCATACCGGTATGGCGCCGCTGGAATTTTTGATTGAGCACCGGCTGCGCCGCGCCCGGGAGCTATTGTACACCACAGCCTGCTCAATCGCGGATATTTCGGCCAGTGTAGGTTACTCCGACCCCTATTATTTCAGTAAGTTATTTAAAAAGCGTACAGGCTTTTGCCCCAGTACACTGCGTCCGGCCACCTGCCGCCTAATGAGCTTATGGCGTCCTTAA
- a CDS encoding nitrogenase component 1, whose amino-acid sequence MGLHRFKPLPSGRMGILWTLATIRDAALVEFGCMGHMLYSSVTLKRAGVHDACKLYSTHIDETDIALGSTERLNHTIDNVVKRDQPRVIFLLPSSIPAVIGTDLPALCEELQPEYPGVRLLPFGYGGFNVTQHRGVQAALLLLATTLPAAVKRTPQPTFNIIGSCADLFRFQADAIELVRILEGTFNIKPLCVLTSATSIAEIEHMGGAHINLVIRREGEPAAQHLEQRFGTPYLLGRPYGLDGTRRWLEEIGQIAGLTADSAFLRAQREISRQQLAPVMPSFQHIVRAHPAEAALSLGGHADVVKGILAFGCGELALAKGTCWCDCPEMASGDIPYFSEDEWTRAVQEHKKGYLMASGEALAWAGRNTELQISNPDIKWRLHPYEPPLMGFRGAVHLANLWINEDIED is encoded by the coding sequence ATGGGTCTGCATCGCTTTAAGCCGCTGCCTTCGGGCCGCATGGGTATTCTGTGGACACTTGCCACCATCCGCGATGCCGCCCTGGTGGAATTTGGCTGTATGGGACACATGCTCTACAGCAGCGTAACGCTCAAACGCGCAGGCGTACATGACGCCTGCAAGCTCTACTCCACGCATATCGACGAAACGGATATCGCCCTTGGCAGTACTGAGAGGCTTAACCATACCATCGACAATGTGGTAAAGCGCGATCAGCCGCGCGTGATTTTCCTGTTGCCCTCGTCAATTCCCGCGGTGATCGGGACAGATCTTCCCGCTCTCTGTGAAGAATTGCAGCCGGAATATCCCGGCGTTCGCCTACTGCCGTTCGGGTACGGCGGCTTTAATGTCACGCAGCACCGCGGTGTACAGGCAGCGCTGCTGCTGCTGGCCACAACGCTGCCGGCGGCTGTGAAACGAACGCCGCAGCCAACCTTTAATATCATCGGCTCCTGTGCTGATCTGTTCCGCTTTCAGGCCGACGCGATCGAGCTGGTCCGTATATTGGAGGGTACATTCAACATCAAGCCATTGTGTGTGCTGACCTCGGCTACGTCCATTGCCGAAATTGAACATATGGGCGGCGCCCATATTAATCTTGTTATCCGGCGCGAGGGCGAACCTGCTGCCCAACACTTAGAACAGCGCTTCGGGACGCCCTATCTGCTGGGGCGGCCCTACGGCCTGGACGGAACCAGACGGTGGCTGGAGGAAATTGGCCAAATAGCCGGTCTGACGGCCGATTCCGCTTTTCTCCGGGCCCAGCGGGAAATCTCCCGGCAGCAGCTTGCGCCTGTCATGCCGTCCTTCCAGCACATTGTTAGAGCACATCCCGCTGAAGCTGCCTTGTCTTTGGGAGGACACGCGGATGTGGTCAAAGGCATTCTTGCTTTTGGCTGCGGCGAGCTTGCCCTGGCCAAAGGAACCTGCTGGTGCGACTGCCCCGAGATGGCCAGCGGGGACATCCCCTATTTTTCCGAGGACGAATGGACCCGGGCAGTACAAGAGCATAAAAAAGGCTATCTCATGGCCAGCGGCGAAGCGCTGGCCTGGGCGGGCCGCAATACGGAGCTGCAAATTTCCAACCCGGACATAAAATGGCGCCTCCATCCTTATGAACCGCCCTTGATGGGTTTCCGCGGCGCTGTACATCTGGCGAATCTGTGGATCAACGAGGATATTGAGGATTGA
- a CDS encoding FecCD family ABC transporter permease encodes MKQTTKPAPTAQINKKGRPWAAWLIIVAGSGLLVLLMMFSITRGAAAIPFFAVGDALVRFDAKNTQHLIVLDLRLPRVIASALVGAALAVAGAVMQGTTRNPLADSGLMGLNAGAGFALSICFAFFPRLGYMQLILFSFLGAALGAALVGGIASLRRGGATPMRLVLAGAAVSALLAALSQGIALYFDVAQDIMFWTTGGVAAASWEQIRIMAPWILGALLGSIALARSVSLLSLGQDVAKGLGLNTAVGNGLCFLIVLILAGASVSVVGAVGFVGLIIPHLARYFVGVDYRWVIPSSAVLGALLLVLADLGARTLNPPFETPIGALIGLIGVPCFLYLARQQRMGL; translated from the coding sequence ATGAAACAGACAACCAAACCGGCACCGACGGCTCAAATAAATAAAAAAGGCCGCCCGTGGGCAGCGTGGCTCATTATCGTAGCGGGGTCGGGGCTGCTGGTCCTGCTCATGATGTTTTCCATCACCAGGGGCGCGGCGGCAATTCCGTTCTTCGCCGTAGGGGACGCCCTGGTTCGCTTTGATGCGAAGAATACCCAGCACTTAATTGTTCTTGACCTCCGCCTGCCCCGGGTTATTGCCAGCGCCTTAGTTGGCGCTGCCTTGGCCGTAGCCGGAGCCGTTATGCAGGGCACGACCCGGAATCCCCTGGCCGATTCCGGGCTGATGGGGCTGAACGCCGGTGCCGGTTTTGCCCTGTCCATCTGCTTTGCCTTCTTTCCGCGTCTGGGCTATATGCAGCTCATTCTGTTCTCCTTTCTGGGCGCGGCCTTAGGCGCGGCCCTGGTCGGCGGCATCGCTTCCCTGCGCCGCGGCGGCGCTACCCCCATGCGCCTGGTATTGGCAGGGGCCGCGGTCAGTGCCCTGCTGGCGGCGCTTAGTCAGGGTATCGCCCTGTACTTCGATGTTGCGCAGGACATAATGTTCTGGACAACCGGCGGCGTAGCCGCTGCCAGCTGGGAGCAAATCAGAATCATGGCGCCGTGGATACTTGGTGCACTCCTGGGGTCCATCGCCCTGGCCCGCTCCGTCTCCCTGCTGAGTCTTGGCCAGGATGTGGCCAAAGGCTTGGGGCTGAATACGGCGGTGGGCAATGGGCTGTGCTTCCTGATCGTGCTGATACTGGCGGGCGCTTCCGTTTCCGTTGTGGGCGCTGTGGGCTTTGTCGGCCTTATCATCCCGCATCTGGCGCGGTATTTTGTGGGCGTGGATTACCGCTGGGTTATCCCGTCCTCGGCGGTGTTGGGCGCACTGCTCCTGGTGCTGGCCGATTTGGGGGCCCGGACGCTCAATCCGCCTTTTGAAACCCCTATCGGCGCACTGATCGGGCTGATCGGCGTTCCTTGCTTTTTATATCTGGCCCGCCAGCAAAGGATGGGACTATGA
- a CDS encoding ABC transporter substrate-binding protein — protein sequence MKRLLGLIVSLALLTGLLAGCTGIPAQNSANTPAATSGNKAMQAAWPRTITDAAGNKVVLKEPPQRIAILHSLYLEYFFALGTPPVASMGASKGNAMKALAEWETLKPYAGTADIIDLGSARELNLEAILAANPDVIVTFKGQGHLAEIYDQLVQIAPVIQVDFNASWQDQTSACAEIVGKEALARDFIKETETIIATTKDKLSKHNNKTIALFRTDGKSFISRGTKEYYETFGIAKPPGYPDDYQTLSLEAVAEMNPDYIVFQDSTQTAQTFVQAQAASAVWQSLAAVKNRQIIYFDDSLNTFGPLAMRAAADKLAQIFSEE from the coding sequence ATGAAAAGACTACTGGGACTGATCGTCTCACTTGCGCTGTTGACAGGCCTGTTGGCCGGCTGTACCGGAATTCCTGCGCAAAACAGTGCAAACACGCCGGCGGCAACAAGCGGGAATAAGGCGATGCAAGCCGCGTGGCCGCGGACGATTACAGACGCCGCCGGCAATAAAGTTGTTTTAAAAGAGCCGCCGCAAAGAATAGCGATTCTTCATTCCTTGTATCTGGAATACTTCTTTGCCCTGGGAACACCGCCGGTTGCGTCTATGGGCGCCTCGAAGGGAAATGCCATGAAGGCGTTGGCGGAATGGGAGACGCTTAAACCCTATGCGGGAACAGCCGACATTATAGACTTAGGCAGTGCCCGCGAGTTGAACTTAGAGGCAATTTTAGCAGCAAACCCGGATGTCATCGTCACTTTTAAAGGGCAAGGTCATTTAGCTGAAATTTATGACCAGCTGGTGCAGATTGCGCCTGTCATTCAAGTTGATTTTAACGCTTCCTGGCAGGACCAGACCTCAGCCTGCGCTGAAATTGTCGGCAAAGAAGCCTTGGCCCGGGATTTCATTAAAGAAACTGAGACAATCATTGCTACCACCAAAGATAAGTTGAGCAAACACAACAACAAAACGATTGCCCTGTTCCGCACCGATGGAAAATCATTTATCTCCCGCGGCACTAAGGAATATTACGAAACTTTCGGCATTGCTAAGCCCCCGGGCTATCCGGATGATTATCAAACCTTATCCCTGGAGGCAGTCGCTGAGATGAATCCCGATTATATTGTTTTTCAGGATTCCACGCAAACTGCGCAGACCTTTGTGCAAGCGCAGGCAGCCTCCGCTGTATGGCAGTCATTAGCGGCAGTGAAAAATAGACAGATTATCTATTTTGACGATTCTCTCAATACCTTTGGGCCTCTGGCCATGCGGGCTGCGGCTGACAAACTGGCACAGATATTTTCGGAGGAATAG